The sequence CAAAATGAAGCATTCAATGACATCTGATGGTTTTCAAAAATTAGAGCAACCATTCAAGTTTCAATCccatgtattgttttattctgTTATATTCCACTATATTACAATGTTTTGGCTACACCTTCACAGACTAAGACGTAAAAACAACAACGACAACTAAAACTACCAACAAACACTGATAAACAAACCATGGGGTGCTCCTGCTATACCACTATTGCACCATTCTTGTTAAACCAAGGCATATGAAGCAAACAAACGTGTCTGTTTACCATGCTTTAAGTGAACTAAACGTTATAGGTTATCTTGAAATTCAGAACATATTACATGACCAATTTAGCACTACCAGGAGTTTGCATTCAAATAACCAGCAGTTATAGCCTACTGGTAGAATATCCACATCATGTTCAGTGGATCAATACAAAGCCAGTGTGTAAAGCAGGCCAATGGAAGCCAGAATTAAACTCTTGGACATATTGTACACTACTAACAGGGTTGTTGTTCTGGGGGTGGGAATAGGaatgagtacccagggcccaaATACATGCTAGAATGAATGGCTGTGGATGCAGGTAGGGGCCGATACtgaatgcctttctacagggcccagaatttttaCAAGGTATGAATAGATAAATAACAGTTATAGTGGTATggtatatttgcattttttttgctaGTTCTCTATCATTTGCAGAAGTGAGTAGACTACATGGAACTTAGAGCACTGGCTTTATCAGTTATTCAAGCAAAACATCCTGGTCAGAGAAATATATGTAGGCTGTTTACAACATAACGAAAACCAGCCTTCACTGTGCTGCGTTCTGAAATTTCGGcgtcatatttttatatgtaattttacattttttttcaaaagaaagtagcaaaatcttaaaaagtaagaaaatataaTTGTGTAGGTTACACACTGACATAtcttaaatataatttatttctaCTCAATGCAAGCAGTTTCCTGCAGTGTGttatatttcatgtttatttgtaATTGTATTCCATATGTCGCAGTGTTCCTCTTTTCAAAGATAAcgttaggcctacatgtagggtAGGCTATACATGTTTCTCTCTGtagtttttaatacttttcttttccaaagAAACTAAAAAGCTTCATAGGGCTTCCGACGCACACTTGTTTCCCACATTCTACCATGGACGTAGGATACTGGGCCGAAATAATATGTATTTCTGAACCTGGAAATTACGAGGAGACACCGAAGGCGGCACTAGCCTTGTCGTTGTGTTCAGTGTGTGGCATGACCCATTTGTCTCCGGTGGTAACGTCAATATAATTCACCGCAGATTTAACTTTATTAGCTAGCACTATGTAGCTGTCTGTATAAATGCTGGACTTTTTCAGGCACCAACACTAAAGCGTTGGAAGAACAGCTTTCTAGCTGctctgctagctagctagctacatcaGGAGGCGCACCAAATGCCCAACGCTGGTGTCAAATGCTAACCTAGCTATACTTTTAGCATCATAGCAGCTGTTCCGTCCACTTGAAGGCATCTTTGAGTCCTACGATAGTCTAACGTTAAACAGACTAACGTtacatacagtctatgataCCTCAGATATCAGCAAAATGACCTCAGCTTCCACTAAAGTAAGTCATTTTACACACGAACCATTGAGAAGTACGTTAACGTTAGTTTGCCGCCCTAGTTAGCCCGGTAAATAGTGCCCTATTAACGTTTACTAACGTTACTTGTTATTTATACAAACGCACGAGCCCCATTATGTTTCCCGCTGCTGCTCGCGGGAGCGAGGAAGAATATCAGTGGATTTAAGGTCACTTCATTGTTGAAATAAGAGTTCAGAAAGTAAGATAACGTTACTTTGATCGGGTCTTTGGGAAACGCTTATAGATCCTACTGAACAATTGGACGTGTTCTAATTGGTTATGTCTTCAACTGATTAGTTTACAAGTCTGTGCAGTCCTAATTTACTTAACGCTTCTTTATACACTGCCGTATCATGCCCCTCCGTGCCAATGACGAGACATAGTCCAGCATACAGTAAAATGCACAATACACAACATAGTGCTTCCAGCTTTGTGTCAACAGTTGATGTGTGGTTTGGTTCTTCACTTTTTCAAACGACAGTGACTCTGTGCACCAAGCCAGCTCCATAAACACCACCTCACCCCCCCATCCAACACCCTATTGGAGTCACCCGATTCGATTTGTATTATGGTTCGATAGTATTGCGATTTCCTTTTACTTCTTTAACgtaaaaagttgaataatacacttctagaaaCAACATATCCTAAGAAATTTCTAAAAACgaattgttttctaagaagaacGCACATCAtatgtcagtctgacatttatttactttgtaaagaagtacacaacatggattttctgcttttggtcAGAAAACTACAGTGGCCAAGACGATTCATACAAATGCAAAATctacaacacaaatgcaaaagctacaacatTTGTGTTGCAAAAGATACAATTTGAATGTTATCGCTTTTGCATTCGTGTTGTGGCTTTTGCACCGCAGtaaattaaaattgcaatacaaTATCGTATTATATCGGCACCCATGTATCGCGAAAGAATCGAATCGGGTCAAAAGACATACCGTCCCAGCCCTTCTGATTATGCCTTTATGCCCGTAGCGTTTGTATAAAAATGTTCAACTGTTACATATGGCTGACTGGATTGTTCAGTTGTCTACATACCTTTGGTCATGTCGTGAATCTCTGGCACTGCATAATGCATTGATCATGTGATTGTCTCCACTCCATGTTGTATGATACATAGGCCATGGAACTAAGTTTTAagtttcaatgtgtgtgttctgcaggTTGGGGAGATCTTCTCTGCAGCTGGAGCTGCCTTCACCAAACTAGGAGAGCTCACCATGCAGCTTCATCCAGTGGCAGACTCCAGTCCTGcagggtaacacacacacacacactcacactcactcactcactcactcatactacagtttttctcaatttctAAGacccatttctttaaaccctcATCCGTTTCTcaaaactgtaaacacaaaaccaaattCTCAACTATATTCACAAAACACCTGATTCTGTTAGTAAAATCAAAGAATGCTTTCAGATCATACTCACAGTCAGTTAATGATTAAACACTACAGAGCATTCATCAGACATTACTGCAAACATTTCACACAGTTTCCAGGGCATGTAGTTACAGaattctcttttgtttttatgcagTAAACACATTTTGCAATGAAAGCAAAAAGTATATCCCAACTTGTACGGTGAATATCTTGTAGGCAACGCTGCAAGTAGTGCAAATACTACAATATTGAATCTCTGTATACTAGGCACTTGTAGAACAATACAGCAATCCAACTGCAAAAGGCcaaagaacaaagaaaacaaaatgaacctGTGCCCTCTGCATTGGCTTTTATATTCTCTACAATTGGTTTGATCGCCTTAGAAACGTGCGTACAGTTCAGAGCCGTGTGTAAATGAGAACTGTGTTGTAGTTGTGTTTAACTTTTGCTGCTCGTGTTAACCATTTTGCAATATAATAGCATCTCGGTGTGAAATGGGTTTTAGCGAGTGAGAGTGTGTTTAGAGTTTTACAAAAAGAGTGATTAATTCAACAAATAGGTTTAGGCCACTGAGCATTTGGTTcagagaaaaactgtaatgggGAATGAGCAGGTAACAGGTGTGGTGATGTTCCATACACACCTTTTTCGTGTCCGATTTCATTTACCAAGAACCATGGGCTGCACAATATGCTTGATGTTGATtcatatgggcactttaagtaacattttcaatgcaagacttttacttttaacagtgtggtattagtactttttaaataaagtaaaaatctgtatacttcttctaccactggaaatgttttcctttcagttgttttaaattcaacaagcaatttgttgcattttatCTGAGTACTGAAAGTAGAAGAAGTGAGTACACttaaatatctgtttatttatcccaAGTAATATtcgcaagtaatatcgttattgcAAGATATTCAACAATACTATCGCATATGTTCCTCTTATTGTAAAGCCCTACTCCCTTTCTCCTGGCGTAAATACTAAAGTCCATTTCCCTCCCGTCCTCCCTCCAGCGGTCAGACCAAGAGCACAGTGAAGAGGAAGCTGTATGAAGACGGCGCTCCGCCCGCCGCCTCTGACGGCCCAAAAAAGGTCATCAAGAAAACCCCTGCTACCGTTGCCATGGCCACGCAGGGTACTCCAACCACCATTGCCGTGCCTACAGCTCGGGTCGCCGTGGCATCAGGACTTCAGGGCCCCGCCTCCACCCTGAAGAAACAGAAGACTGCAGGTGAGTCGTACTCATCTCCACAACATCACAGCATTCCAATCCCTTCTTCATCAAACCTGataattaaacagaaaaacagtagAATCCACACACTCTTTCCTTCACTCCTGCATATTTATCATCTTTATTGTTTGGTGTAGATAAATGCATCTCATCAGAATATTAACTTAATACTAAGGGTGCGACGAGATCTcgattaaaacgtgacgagatttctcgtgaggcgatgtgatgtcagcgtgatggagcgtgaaattactattgaagatccccctgccacttttaaatcatttgtgtggcaatcaataaagtgttatttttctgttatttacacatttattttatatatactgtttattttttttgtgttcggtttgtggaaaggagttagatttcttgtgtgaaattgtacagggcagaagccagttggtagagtttatacaaaacattttgcagtgtttgcacgtcctttactgcatataattcattaaaatagtaaaaaaaaaaaaagttaagtaacattcatcattaatagttgatttcaaaatgcaccttaattgttttgcattttgtgatttttcagttgaataaaaaaactattttccattcatatatttcatcgaggatttctttaaattttttttaaaaatctcgtctcgttctcgtgaacccagtctcgtgatgtgtctcgtctcgtggagtaagcgtctcgtcacacccctacttAATACTACATAGAAGCTCATGGTATGAAGGTATGAATCTACAACCATCCAtcataacatttttcttttttacgcCTCAACTCTATCTAGTATATACTATGTAAATTCTCCTTTTCTGTAATAATTTTAGCCTagctgatgtttttattttcaaggtTTTACAATGTCCACAAACAGTACTACATATTTCCTTtctctattgtgtgtgtgtgtgtgtgtgtgtgtgtgtNNNNNNNNNNtgtgtgtgtgtgtgtgtgtgtagacgtGACCCTCAGTGCTCTTAATGACTCAGATGTCAACAGTGATCTGGTGGACATGGAGGGACTGGGGCAAGGATCCAACTCCAAAAAACTCACCAACTTTGATCaaggtgagtgtgtgtacaacagctgacacacacacacacaggggttcATTTAGGAGAGGATATTGAGTAGGTTGGGCACTATGGATCAAAAATATCTTGTATTTTCTTGTAGGGATGGAAAATTAATTCCAAAACCCACGGACCGGATTAGAACGGAAATTTCAGTTCCTCATTTCGGTTCCACTTAATGTGTCAACAGAAATATTTTCCATCTGTCGCTACGGACAcaatgtaccccccccccctcgtcatttttgttgctatgaacgTGTATAGGGACATGTGCCTACAACTAACAAAAAGCGTAGCCCGACCAAGAATCActtaattaaatcaaatttggcatatctaaacaaaatcaacaattatcATCAACAAGcatagctaatgttagcagttaATTGCGGTTAAATAAAGAAATCGTGATTGTGTACAAATATTGTGATTAGAAAATCATGCAGGGTTTTCCTGACCATTATAAGACTTAGGTGCAGCACCCGAGCCGTTTTGGGTGACGCCTAAGCCgaatgaatgtaaaattaatgtgatcttcaaaaaaaactaaataacactCAGAAATACTGAGATCTAATGATTGGAGTTTGTCCCCAGTGTACTTCTTAAgcaggttttgtctttaagctttttttagtgttatttatttatttattatctgctctagcttttccaacgtttttagacacagatatgataatcataataatggtcataattttttttattgaaaaacatcacatttctGTAGAGTTATATAATAATTGTTGCAGGCCTATCTGTGAGCTGTTGAGAGCCACAGATAGGGGAAGGTCGGGAAGTCAGAAAGTACACATTAGTAGTTTTGATCTTTTCATGGAATTTGTTGACATCAAGAAAAACTT comes from Etheostoma spectabile isolate EspeVRDwgs_2016 chromosome 19, UIUC_Espe_1.0, whole genome shotgun sequence and encodes:
- the zgc:92664 gene encoding chromatin complexes subunit BAP18; this encodes MTSASTKVGEIFSAAGAAFTKLGELTMQLHPVADSSPAGGQTKSTVKRKLYEDGAPPAASDGPKKVIKKTPATVAMATQGTPTTIAVPTARVAVASGLQGPASTLKKQKTADVTLSALNDSDVNSDLVDMEGLGQGSNSKKLTNFDQDNLNLDSSLIMNPSDLPLLSR